Proteins from one Nostoc sp. UHCC 0302 genomic window:
- a CDS encoding Uma2 family endonuclease: MHTVITPERIELPPGAVLKLLGDWQDYQVLSQQLGDRCSPRIKYRPGEILLMAPLPEHGRDASLLGLIVTALLDHLNRTYDSFTPITMSLPEVSGIEPDYCFYIENWRSVVGKNRIDWLNDPPPDLVVEVDVTSYTSIDDYLPYKVPEVWLLKNKQLLVYRFQGENYVITESSYFPNVREIVQQCLQIGNEQTTSEAIRWLRNFLRNSVV; encoded by the coding sequence ATGCACACTGTTATTACACCTGAAAGAATCGAGTTGCCACCAGGCGCGGTGTTAAAACTTTTGGGAGACTGGCAAGACTATCAAGTACTGAGTCAGCAACTTGGAGATCGCTGCTCGCCTCGCATTAAATATCGGCCTGGAGAGATTTTGCTAATGGCACCGCTACCAGAGCATGGAAGAGATGCGAGCTTGCTGGGATTGATAGTAACAGCTTTACTTGATCACTTAAACCGCACATACGACTCATTTACGCCCATCACCATGAGCTTGCCAGAAGTCAGTGGCATTGAGCCTGACTATTGCTTTTACATTGAAAATTGGAGATCCGTAGTAGGTAAGAACCGTATCGACTGGCTCAATGACCCTCCACCAGATTTAGTGGTTGAGGTAGATGTTACTAGCTATACCAGTATTGATGACTATCTTCCTTATAAAGTGCCAGAGGTTTGGCTGTTAAAAAATAAGCAGCTATTAGTTTATAGATTCCAGGGTGAAAATTACGTAATTACAGAAAGCAGCTATTTTCCTAACGTAAGAGAAATTGTGCAGCAATGCCTCCAGATTGGAAACGAGCAAACAACAAGTGAGGCGATTAGGTGGTTAAGGAACTTTTTGCGTAATAGCGTTGTTTAA
- a CDS encoding type II toxin-antitoxin system RelE/ParE family toxin, with protein sequence MADIVRQKTLLVYAKEDGKEPYTEWLENLKDYVIRSRIIRRIERLKQGNYGDCKPVGDGVLEIRFFFGSGYRVYFGESANDLVILLCGGDKDSQERDIEKAKEYWQAYQEEQDEQETEKP encoded by the coding sequence ATGGCTGATATCGTTCGTCAAAAAACACTGCTAGTCTATGCAAAAGAAGACGGCAAGGAGCCGTACACCGAATGGCTGGAAAACTTGAAGGACTATGTGATCCGTTCAAGGATAATTCGACGGATAGAGCGACTCAAGCAGGGCAATTACGGGGATTGCAAGCCGGTTGGAGATGGCGTGCTTGAAATTAGGTTTTTCTTTGGCAGTGGCTACCGCGTTTACTTTGGTGAATCCGCGAACGATCTGGTGATTCTCCTGTGTGGTGGCGACAAGGACAGCCAGGAGAGGGACATAGAAAAGGCTAAAGAATATTGGCAGGCTTATCAGGAGGAACAGGATGAGCAAGAAACTGAGAAACCATGA
- a CDS encoding addiction module antidote protein — MSKKLRNHDEVVKEQLLNPEMAKAYLDVALEEYEQDGDLGFFLEALRNVVEARSGMTSLAEKTGLNRQNLYRVLSPEGNPELRTISLILHHLGYRLSVQPIQS; from the coding sequence ATGAGCAAGAAACTGAGAAACCATGACGAGGTTGTTAAAGAGCAGCTGCTGAACCCGGAAATGGCAAAGGCTTACCTGGACGTTGCCCTTGAAGAGTACGAGCAGGATGGCGATCTGGGTTTTTTTCTGGAAGCACTACGGAACGTGGTGGAAGCACGTTCGGGGATGACGAGCCTTGCGGAAAAAACGGGTTTGAACCGCCAGAATCTTTACCGAGTATTGTCGCCAGAAGGCAACCCCGAACTGCGAACCATCAGCCTTATTCTGCATCATCTCGGCTATCGCCTGAGTGTGCAACCAATTCAAAGCTGA
- a CDS encoding helix-turn-helix transcriptional regulator, with the protein MAANDLNPQLPLIVNLNLINKEGQANIDLSKLIIEIDSTLFPNQEQFLKALRTHLLQSFKELTVINSLNLIKTEDNSFENVEDDLYLPASKSRTKKSKNSIQENETSLETPANSIPNTSITVRQSKLFKSQDFEAIPTAAVMFSSIDSQIKKELWKQNEDGIAYLQHRAKGDSQNFIEHYIANPGDISMLPWDEALQIIDKFGFNSAKLHLIFAAYAMKQERPWESLFILNASELIKDMGWDQRTDLPKHKKLSEIAKTAFALDCLLVKAVWIEGRNKKGGINASTPVGRMWNITVVPYGQVNLQGKIEEPDEVQLIIQPGAWTKHFLNRAGAKSRDALYQFGYLAQQVLKIDPYHDELALRLAIYLTLDSRIRLDGNYKVQELLEIAFAKPIIDKARLDRRRAYDLKQHWDSAIKLLLKLGWQIAFDLETYPKELRPDSKEKKRKGYLDKLLDAKLTIKPPTPIPELIASKAKLTVERLQSKVKPKVEQLQPKAKPTQEQHISLTSSQVKEARIAKGWSQAKLAGFIGVSQNFISLVERSERIFNPQLATQIKTLLDIQD; encoded by the coding sequence ATGGCAGCGAATGATTTAAATCCGCAACTTCCATTAATAGTAAATCTCAACTTGATTAATAAAGAAGGTCAGGCAAACATTGACCTCAGTAAATTAATCATAGAAATTGATTCAACTTTATTTCCTAACCAAGAACAATTTCTAAAAGCTTTACGTACTCATTTATTACAGTCTTTTAAAGAACTTACTGTAATAAATTCCCTGAATCTCATAAAAACAGAAGATAACTCTTTTGAAAATGTCGAGGATGATTTATATCTTCCGGCTAGCAAATCCAGAACGAAGAAAAGTAAAAATAGTATTCAGGAAAATGAAACTTCTCTTGAAACTCCAGCTAATTCCATCCCAAATACTTCAATCACAGTTAGACAATCAAAATTATTTAAGTCCCAAGACTTTGAAGCTATTCCCACAGCAGCAGTTATGTTTTCCAGTATTGACTCTCAAATCAAAAAAGAATTGTGGAAGCAGAATGAAGATGGAATAGCCTACTTACAACATAGAGCTAAGGGCGATTCTCAAAACTTCATTGAGCATTATATTGCCAACCCCGGCGATATTTCCATGCTCCCTTGGGATGAAGCACTACAAATCATCGATAAATTTGGGTTTAATAGTGCCAAACTGCACTTAATCTTTGCTGCCTATGCAATGAAACAGGAAAGACCGTGGGAAAGCTTATTTATTCTCAATGCCAGTGAATTGATAAAAGATATGGGTTGGGATCAGCGAACTGATTTACCCAAACATAAAAAACTCTCAGAAATAGCCAAAACTGCGTTTGCATTAGATTGTTTATTAGTTAAAGCAGTATGGATAGAAGGTAGGAATAAAAAAGGTGGAATAAATGCTAGTACCCCTGTAGGTCGAATGTGGAACATCACAGTTGTGCCTTATGGTCAGGTAAATTTACAGGGGAAAATAGAAGAACCTGATGAAGTTCAGCTAATTATTCAACCCGGTGCTTGGACTAAACATTTTTTGAATAGAGCAGGAGCCAAATCAAGGGACGCTTTATATCAGTTTGGCTACTTAGCTCAACAAGTTTTGAAAATCGATCCCTACCATGATGAACTCGCGCTCAGGCTGGCTATATATCTAACATTAGATAGTCGAATTCGCCTTGATGGAAATTACAAAGTACAGGAGCTATTAGAAATTGCATTCGCCAAACCGATTATAGATAAAGCTCGGTTAGATCGCCGCCGAGCCTATGACTTAAAACAGCACTGGGATAGTGCCATCAAGCTACTACTCAAACTGGGCTGGCAGATTGCATTTGACCTTGAAACTTACCCCAAAGAGCTAAGACCAGACTCCAAAGAGAAGAAACGCAAAGGCTACCTTGATAAGTTATTGGATGCAAAACTTACCATCAAACCCCCAACCCCTATCCCGGAACTCATAGCATCCAAGGCCAAACTCACGGTTGAACGATTACAGTCGAAAGTTAAACCTAAAGTAGAACAGTTACAGCCCAAAGCCAAGCCCACACAAGAACAACACATCAGCTTGACTAGCAGTCAAGTTAAAGAAGCACGTATTGCTAAAGGCTGGTCGCAAGCGAAACTGGCTGGTTTTATCGGCGTTTCTCAAAACTTTATTTCCCTGGTTGAACGGAGTGAGCGCATTTTCAATCCACAGCTTGCCACCCAGATCAAAACACTTCTTGATATCCAAGACTAA
- a CDS encoding tyrosine-type recombinase/integrase, whose protein sequence is MKTQTELVEEWLDVHHGKTRASYQNTIRKFLSFTSVEAIALIQIRHVRDWLDSLQEADTTKVKHLNILKAFFSYVTSLEKPPISRSPIPKQFKLPKPKDTLVERILTPEDVDAMIAATTDTRNRLILKTLYLTGIRVSELCGLRWKDAIASRSGGGQINVYGKGGRTRRVHVPQELWLSLMSLRGEALKDAPVFASATGRPLAPSHIDRVVKRAAAAAELENAMNVSAHWFRHSHATHALDEGVPVHLVQATLGHTSLDTTSKYLHVSPDRSSGEVLVKRWSEPF, encoded by the coding sequence ATGAAGACGCAGACGGAGTTGGTTGAAGAGTGGTTGGACGTGCATCACGGTAAAACGAGGGCATCTTACCAAAATACCATTCGCAAGTTTCTAAGTTTTACCTCGGTGGAGGCGATCGCCCTAATTCAGATCCGTCACGTCCGGGATTGGCTGGATTCCCTGCAAGAGGCAGACACGACTAAAGTTAAACATCTCAACATCCTCAAGGCGTTTTTTTCCTATGTGACCAGTTTGGAGAAACCGCCAATCTCACGCAGCCCGATTCCTAAGCAGTTCAAGTTGCCCAAGCCGAAAGATACCTTGGTGGAGCGTATTCTTACACCGGAGGATGTGGATGCCATGATTGCAGCGACGACTGACACGCGCAATCGGTTAATTTTAAAAACTCTGTATTTAACTGGGATTCGGGTATCTGAGTTGTGCGGGTTGCGTTGGAAAGACGCGATTGCTTCTCGCTCTGGCGGTGGGCAGATTAATGTTTACGGCAAGGGTGGGCGTACTCGTAGAGTTCATGTCCCCCAGGAGCTGTGGCTCTCCTTAATGTCACTGCGCGGTGAGGCGTTGAAGGATGCCCCTGTGTTTGCCAGTGCGACGGGTAGACCCTTAGCACCTTCTCATATTGACCGGGTGGTGAAGAGGGCGGCGGCGGCAGCAGAATTAGAGAATGCCATGAATGTGTCAGCGCACTGGTTTAGGCATAGTCACGCTACCCATGCTTTGGATGAAGGTGTTCCGGTGCATTTGGTTCAGGCTACTCTTGGGCATACAAGTTTGGACACTACAAGTAAATATCTGCACGTTAGCCCTGATAGGAGTTCTGGGGAGGTTTTAGTTAAGCGATGGTCTGAGCCGTTTTAA